GTATCTGGTGCCACTGACCCTTGTTGCCATCTTGATTGGTGTTTTCAATAGTTTTGGAGGCTTGACTAGTATCGGTATTTCGCTAGAGCGCGAAAACTTTGAGTACTTGAGATCCCTCCCTATTGATTTCAAACGCTATCTCTTCATGAAGTTTTGGTTGCTCTATCTGGTGCAATCCATCCTTCCTGTCATTCTTCTAGTTGGCGTTTGTCTCTATTTTGGCGTCCATCCCTTGGCTATCCTAGCTATGTTATTGATCTGGGTGGTAACAACCATTCCGATCTGCATTCGAGACTATGTCAAAGATTTTCAGAACTTTAGCACCAATTGGACCAATATCACGGAGTTGATGACCCGTCATCGTGGGAATGCAGTTCTTCAGTCTATTCTCTTGATTGTCTTTCTTTTTGTGATGTTTCTCTTGATCATTGTCAGCTTCATTTGGACCTATCATTCCGTCAGCACCCTGCTGGCTGCGATCCTTTATAGTGTCCTGTTGCTAATCGGAGCAGGAATCAGCTATACCATCTACCGCAAAAAAATCCGTACCCTCTACCAAGAGATTGGAGAATAAAAAGAGAGAGTGGGACAGAAATCGGTAATTCGTTAGAATTCGATTTCGTCGTCCCACCTCCGCACAGTTGAGTAGGGCTGTAAAGCTGATGAAATCAGCGTAGTAGAGCCCACTCAACCACTGCGTCTTGCTCGACAATCCAAAAACAATTGAGAGGCTAGGACTTTTGTCCTAGCCTCTTTTTAGTGGTGATTAAATTTCATAGCCCATGAGGAGGCCGCCTTCTTCAGCGTAGAAACTACAAAGTCCAGAAGTAGGAAGGACTTCAATCATTGCATGGGCAAACTTTTCTCGAACCAATGCAGAGAATTGCTCGATAAATTTTTCATTGTTGCGGTGGGCGATGGTGATATGACCGCCAGCATACCCCGCCTTGATCAGTTCATCAAAAGCAGCCTTGATCGCTTTCTTTTGACCCCGTGCTTTTTGAAGCAACTCAAGGGTACCGGTCTTACTAGCTTCGCCGACCATACGGATATTGAGGAGCCCGACAACAGTCCCGATCAATTTGCTGAGACGCCCATTTTTGACCAGATTATCAACCTTGGCCAAAACAAAGAGCAACTTCGTCTTAGACTGGTAGGTCGTGATCACATCGACCACTTGATCAAAATCGAGGCCTTCAGCGACCAACTGATTAAGCTTGCGAACGATTAGGTCCACCTCACCCCCAGCTGATAAGCTATTGATGACGTGGATATTGGTATTCGGATGCTCTTCCAGATAAATCTTCTTCGCCACCTCTGCACTATTGTAGCTACCAGAAAGGGTTCCTGTAATGGTGACAACGACAATATTTTCAGCCCCTTCAAAAGATTTCATGTAGTCATCGGGACTCGGACAGGCAGACTTAGAAGCTGTCGTGGTCGCATACATCTCCTCCATCATGTGATCAATATTGAGCTGGGCATCATCTGTGTAGATAGTCTCTCCCACTTGGATGGTCAATGGGACACTGACAAACTCCGTAACCGGTGCCAGATTGTCCAAAGAGCGGTAGTCACAGCCTGAATCCGCAATAATTTTCCATTTCATCAGTTCATACCTCATAATTGTATAAAAATGTACATTGACAAGTAGTATGTCTTCTTTTACAATTATATCATGAAGTACAATGCTATCCAAGCAGATATCATCAGGTGAGACAGATAGAAAGTAAATGTTATGGCAGAAAGAAAAATATCCGAGAAATCCTTGGAAAATCTCAAACGATTTAACCAAGAAAACAATGCGATTACACGAGAATCCATCGAAATCTCTCTCCTGCAATTGTTGGAGAAAAAAGATCTGAAAAAGATCACTATCTCTGAGCTGGTTCAGCGTGCAGGTGTCTCTCGAGCAGCTTTTTACCGTAATTATGACTCCAAGGAAGAGATTCTAGAGTCCATCTTTCAATCTAGTATCGCAAAGATTACCAAGTCTTTAGATGGCTACAACCTCAAGACAGACCTCTATCAAGTCTGGGTCTATCTCTTTAAGGAAGTCAAGAAAGAAGCCAAGATCATCAGTCTAGCCATTGATTATAATTTCGAGCGGCTCTTGACCAAGGCAGTCTATGATTTTTTAGAAAAACGAAATGGCAGCTCCTCGAATGGCGCTGGCAGCTACCTCAATTCCTTCTGGAGCTCAGCCATTGTCTCTGTCATCTCCAAATGGATTAAGGATGGCATGAAGATCCCCGCCGAGAAGATCGCGACCCTAGGCCTGCCCCTCTTTCCACAAAAGAAGAAGTAATCACCACCGAGAGGTGGTTTTAAAGTAAACTGCTCTTCTCCATAACGAGCTCATATGAATAGATTAAACTGAGCACAGATTGTACAAAGGACAAGAACGATGATCGAAGAACGAATCCAAGCTGCTAAGCAGTATGTTAAAACCTTATTTGCTGATCGAGCGGATGGCCATGATATGGAGCATACCCTCCGCGTCTATACCAATGCTATGAGAATCGCACAAGTAGAAGGTCCATGTGATCTGGAGATAGTGGGCTTGTCAGCTCTTCTTCACGATGCTGATGATGATAAATTGTTTCAAACAGAGAATAATGCGAATGCTCGCATGTTTCTAGAAGAGATCGGTATTCCTCAAGACCAAATCGACCAGATTTGTCGGGTTATCAATGCTGTTTCTTTCAGCAAAAATCGCGGTAAGCATCCAGAAACCTTAGAAGGCAAAATTGTCCAGGATGCAGACCGCCTGGACGCGATAGGAGCTGTAGGAATTGCGCGAACTTTTTCCTATGGTGGCCACAAAGGGAGGTCCCTCACTGATACTGTCCAACATTTCCATGACAAGTTGCTTCTATTAAAAGATGAAATGAACACGGAGACTGCCAAACAAATGGCAAAAAGTCGCCATCAATTTTTAATCACCTTTCTAAAAGAACTAGAGAAGGAACTCTAACAAAAGAGGCTGGGACAAAAGTCCTAGCCTCTCAATTATTTTTGGATTGTTGAGCAAGACGCAGTGGTTGAGTGGGCTCTACTACGCTGATTTCATCAGCTTTTAAAGCCCTACTCAACTGTGCGGAGGTGGGACGACGAAATCGAATTCTAACGAATTACCGATTTCTGTCCCAGCCTCTTTCTTTATTCTTGGATCATGGCTAGGAGGTCCTCTCCTGTAGTGGTTGGAAGGATCCGGACTCGTTTGAGGGCATAGAGGCCATCAGCGGAACTGGCGAGTCCATTTTTAGTGGTGAGGCCTAGTTTGTAGTCAGCTTTCTTGGCTTGGTCGATTGTAACCTGGCTGTAGCGACCAGATGGGTAGACGATAACGCTAGTATTTTGATCCAGCACCTTATCCAGCAGGCGTTTAGAAGCGACCAGCTCATTCTTTTGGGTTTCAAGACTGGAATTGGCTAGGTCTGGATGATTGACCGTATGGCTTTCAAAGGTCAAGCCAGCTTTTTTCATCTCTTTGATTTGGTCAAAGGTCAGGACATTTTCTTTTTCTTTTTGTGTAAAGTCCGTGATGATATTGTTGGTGGCGGTCATCTTGTACTTCTTAAGAAGCGGATAGACGATGGTATAGAAATCCTCGACGCCATCATCAAAGGTCAACCAGACATATTTCTTTCCTTTTGGCACTTCATTTTTTGCGAGGATGCGATAGGCTTCCTCAGGCGTCAGGGTGTAGTAACCCGCTTTTTTCAGGGCCTTTAGTTGGCTTTCAAAGGTTTCTGGATCGACAATCAGATTGGCATTGGCAGCTTCAGACTCGGCCATATTGTGCACGGAGTGGTACATGAGGATGGGCAGTTTAACCGGCTTTTTCACTCGGGTCCACTCGATAGAGGAACTGTGTTCATCTAGCGAGCGCGTCACGGCAGTACCACTGGTATTTCCGTCACTCAGCTGAGTGATCCTTTTGATCAGAAGAAAGCTACAAATAAAGATACAGACCAGGAGGAGGGCATTGATTCCAAGTAGGACTTTGATTTTTTTAGGTACTCTTCGTTTACTCATAGTGTCACCGTTTTCATCATTTTCTCTATTGTACCACAAATTCTATGTTCTTTTCCAGAACTTGCTACAGGCAGATCCTGTCATGAAAATTCAGAATTTTTAAGGCAATTGGCTGTCAAACGCTCAAGTTTTTGTTATAATGGAGCTACTATAGAAAATTCAAGGAGTCAATAGGATGTCTGTTAAGATTGCCTTACTAGGATTTGGTACTGTTGCTAGTGGCGTACCATTTTTATTAAAAGAAAACCATGAAAAAATCACCCAGGCAGCTCAAGATGAAATCGAGATCGCTAAGGTCTTGGTTCGAGATGATGCGGAGATGAAAAGCTTGCAAGCGGCGGGTCACGACTACAACTTTGTAACCAATGTTGATGAGATCATTGAAGACAAGGACATTGCCATCGTGGTCGAATTGATGGGTCGTATCGAGCCAGCTAAGACCTTTATCACCCGTGCGCTGGAAGCAGGCAAGCATGTAGTTTCTGCTAACAAAGACCTTCTTGCCGTTCATGGAAGCGAGTTGCTAGAGATTGCTCAAAAACACAAAGTGGCACTTTATTACGAAGCTGCCGTAGCTGGTGGGATCCCAATCCTTCGGACCTTGGTCAATTCCCTTGCTTCTGACAAGGTGACCAAAGTGCTCGGTGTGGTCAATGGAACCTCTAACTTCATGATGACCAAAATGGTCGAAGAAGGCTGGACTTATGAGGATGCTTTAGCAGAAGCGCAACGTCTTGGTTACGCTGAAAGTGATCCAACCAACGACGTTGAAGGAATCGATGCTGCCTACAAGATGGTGATCTTGAGCCAGTTCGCTTTTGGAATGAATATCCAATTTGACCAAGTAGGTCACAAAGGAATCAGCCAAATCACTCCTCAAGATGTCTCAGTTGCTCAAAGCCTTGGATATGTCATCAAGCTGGTCGGCTCCATTGTTGAAACAGAGTCAGGGATCGCAGCAGAAGTGACACCAACCTTCCTTCCAAAACAACATCCACTCGCAGGAGTGAATGATGTCATGAATGCGGTCTATGTGGAATCCATCGGTATTGGTGAGTCTATGTACTACGGACCAGGTGCTGGTCAAAAACCAACTGCGACAAGTGTCGTAGCCGACCTTGTCCGCATTGTCCGTCGTCTAAAAGAAGGAACGATCGGTAAAGCCTTCAATGAATACAGCCGCCCTCTTCAATTGGCTAAGCCAGAAGACGTGAAGAACAATTATTATTTCTCAATTAAGGCACCAGATGCGACTGGTCAAATCTTGCGTCTTGCGGAAATCTTTAATGCAGAAGGAGCTTCCTTCAAGCAAATCCTTCAAGAAGACTCAGATGGTCAATTTGCAAGTGTCGTCATCATTACCCACCAAGTCAACCAAACACAATTCAAGAACTTGGTTGAAAAATTGGATTCAGAGGCGAATTTCGAACTCTTGAATACCTTTAAAGTCTTGGGAGAATAAGCATGAAAATTATTGTTCCAGCAACCAGTGCCAATGTAGGGCCAGGATTTGATTCTGTTGGGATTGCCGTGACTCGCTATTTGACCATTGAAGTCCTTGAACCAGCTGATGCTTGGTTCATTGAGCATGATCTTGGAGCAGGGATTCCGACGGATGAGAAAAACCTCTTGCTCTCAACAGCTCTTTCTATCTCAACTGATATGCAGCCTCATCGGATCAAGATGACCAGTCAAGTGCCTTTGGCGCGTGGTCTTGGATCTTCTAGCTCGGTCATTGTCGCAGGGATTGAATTGGCCAACCAATTAGCCAACCTCCAGCTATCAGACGCTGAAAAATTACGCATCGCGACCGAGATCGAAGGTCATCCGGATAATGTAGCTCCAGCTATCTTTGGGAATATGGTCATTGCGAGCTACATCGGTGAAGATGTCCAATATGTCACGGCTGACTTCCCAAGCTGTGACCTTGTGGCCTTTGTACCGAGCTACCAATTGAAAACCAGTGATAGTCGCAATGTCCTACCGAAAGAATGGTCTTATAAGGAAGCTGTCGCAGCTAGTAGCGTAGCCAATGTCGCTATCGCAGCTCTCCTCAAGGGAGATTTGCTGACGGCTGGTCGCTCCATCGAGTCAGATCATTTCCACGAACGCTACCGTCAATCTCTTGTCAAAGAGTTCCCTCAGGTCAAAGAAGTAGCACACGCGCATGGGGCTTACGCCACCTATCTGTCAGGAGCAGGCCCAACAATCATGAACCTCTTAGCCCCAGAGCATACAGCCGCCTTTGTCGTAGCTCTCGAAAAGCTCGGGCTAGATGGTCAGATTTTCCAACTTAAAATTGACACATTTGGCGTTCGTGTTGAGAAATAAACCTCAATGTAACACAAATGAAAGAAGGATGTATACGAATGTATATGTCCTTTTTGCTTCTCCTATGGTAGAATAAGAATTGTATGGGGAAAAGCTCAAGCTTTCCCGAAAGTTTAGGGGGAAACATGAAACCAGAATATTTATATAGTATTGCTACCGATCTTGGGCTGCAATTTGATGGCGAAGCCCGTGTGATGTATGGAGAGCGTGAAGGCTTCTTGTTAGTCATCGAAGGCGCTCAAACCAAGAATGTATTTACCATTTCACTCAGTGTGAAACAAGGTTCCGAAGGAGACTTGATCGAAGATAGTGAAATTCTTTGGAATGAATTAAAAGAACAATCAAAAGCCATTAATGCCATCTCTTTTGATGGTTACTTGACTTCTATCGTTGTCAAAGGCGGAATGACTAAAGGGAAGGCTGTTGAAACCTTATGGACAGCTATCCAAGATATTGTTGATTTCTTACTCAACCACCAATTTGTGCAAGTGAATGCGGAAACGGGTGAGGAAGGACCAATCGGTCTGTATCAAATTGGAGATGCGATCTTTTTAATCGACGATGCAACCTTTAGAGCCTACCAAGCCGAAGTGCAAGATACAGTTGAGGCTTATGAAGCGCGGGAAGAAAACTTCCTTTTAGGGATTCTAGGGGCTGTGATCGGTGTAATCATCGGTGGAGCAGTTGCCCTCTTGGTAGCGCGTCTTGGCTATGTATCTGTTTTAGCAGGGGCTGCCCTCGGTTATTGTACTATCAAAGGTTATGAGATCCTTGGTAAGAAATTGACTAAAAAAGGTGTGGTAGTTTCAGCTATTTTGATGGTCTTGACGGTCTTTTTGGTCAACCAATTAGATTATACTTTGGCGCTCATGAGTAAGCTCGATCTTCCATTTGATTTGTCCTGGACGATTGTCAATGAAGCGACATTCTCAGGGGACGTCCCAGATAAATTTTATTTGAATCTAGGATTGCTGGCTGTCTTCACTCTTGGTGGTGCTTGGATTTCAGTCAAATCAGCTCTGGATGGACAAAAGAATCGTGCCATTGCGCGTAAAATTGCATAATATAGCATAAAAGGAAGGCCTGAATATTATAGGCCTTCTTTTGTTTTTTTAGGGTCGAAAAATAGTCAAAAATTTGGTATAATGGTTTGTATTTTATAGAGAGAGAATAGACAGAATGATGATTGAAAAAATTAATCAAATTCTTGAAGGGATTGATATCCGTTTTCAAGAACCTTTAAAATATTATACCTTCACAAAGGTAGGTGGAAATGCTGAATTTTTAGCCTTTCCTCGCAACCAATACGAATTAAAACGCATCGTTCAATTTGCCAACCAAGAGCAAATTCCATGGATGGTCCTTGGCAATGCGTCCAATATCATTGTCCGCGATGGGGGCATTCCGGGATTTGTCATTATGTTTGATCGCTTGCGTGACATCAGTGTGGATGGTTATGTGATCGAAGCAGAGGCAGGAGCTAAACTCATCGACACCACTCATGTGGCCTTGCATCATAGTTTGAAAGGCTTCGAGTTTGCCAGTGGCATTCCAGGCAGTGTCGGTGGCGCTGTCTTTATGAATGCGGGAGCTTATGGGGGAGAGATCGCTCATGTCCTTGTATCCTGTAAGGTCTTGACCAAAGATGGGGAGATCGAAACTCTGTCAGCGAGTGAACTCGCTTTTGGCTACCGGCAATCTAAGATTCAAGAGACAGGTGCTGTTGTCATCTCTGCCAAATTTGCTTTGTCACCAGGTAATCACGAGCAAATCAAACAGGAGATGGATCGGTTGACCCATCTTCGTCAGTTGAAACAACCCCTTGAATACCCTTCATGTGGATCTGTTTTTAAGCGTCCTGTTGGCCATTTTGCTGGTCAATTGATCAGTGAAGCAGGTCTAAAAGGCTATCGAATCGGTGGTGTGGAAGTCTCTGAAAAGCATGCAGGCTTTATGGTCAATGTCGACAATGGAACAGCTAAGGACTATGAAGATCTGATCGCCCATGTCATTGAGGCAGTAGAAGCTCACTCAGGCGTCCGTTTAGAACCAGAAGTTCGCATTATTGGTCAAGCCTAAGAACTTTAATGTGAAGAACAATTGATAGATTAAACATCGATAGCATCAGTCGGAAAGGGGGTGAGTGCCTATCGATACCGTAAATAGGTGGGGCAGTCTAGTAAGTCCCCGAGAGGTATTGGTGGTCTGACAGGTCTTCCTGTCAGCCGCTGCGTTTTCGTTTGAAAAGCAGTTTGGTAATCGTAGTAAAGAAGGAATTTATGTGAATTGAAAAAACCAATTATTGAGTTTAAAAATGTTTCAAAGGTCTTTGAAGATAGCGGAACTCTTGTCCTAAAGGATATTAATTTTGAGTTGGAAGAAGGGAAGTTCTATACCCTGCTCGGTGCATCTGGATCGGGAAAATCGACCATCCTGAATATCATTGCCGGTCTTTTGGATGCGACGACTGGAGAT
The DNA window shown above is from Streptococcus sp. S1 and carries:
- a CDS encoding DegV family protein translates to MKWKIIADSGCDYRSLDNLAPVTEFVSVPLTIQVGETIYTDDAQLNIDHMMEEMYATTTASKSACPSPDDYMKSFEGAENIVVVTITGTLSGSYNSAEVAKKIYLEEHPNTNIHVINSLSAGGEVDLIVRKLNQLVAEGLDFDQVVDVITTYQSKTKLLFVLAKVDNLVKNGRLSKLIGTVVGLLNIRMVGEASKTGTLELLQKARGQKKAIKAAFDELIKAGYAGGHITIAHRNNEKFIEQFSALVREKFAHAMIEVLPTSGLCSFYAEEGGLLMGYEI
- the murB gene encoding UDP-N-acetylmuramate dehydrogenase → MIEKINQILEGIDIRFQEPLKYYTFTKVGGNAEFLAFPRNQYELKRIVQFANQEQIPWMVLGNASNIIVRDGGIPGFVIMFDRLRDISVDGYVIEAEAGAKLIDTTHVALHHSLKGFEFASGIPGSVGGAVFMNAGAYGGEIAHVLVSCKVLTKDGEIETLSASELAFGYRQSKIQETGAVVISAKFALSPGNHEQIKQEMDRLTHLRQLKQPLEYPSCGSVFKRPVGHFAGQLISEAGLKGYRIGGVEVSEKHAGFMVNVDNGTAKDYEDLIAHVIEAVEAHSGVRLEPEVRIIGQA
- the thrB gene encoding homoserine kinase, with amino-acid sequence MKIIVPATSANVGPGFDSVGIAVTRYLTIEVLEPADAWFIEHDLGAGIPTDEKNLLLSTALSISTDMQPHRIKMTSQVPLARGLGSSSSVIVAGIELANQLANLQLSDAEKLRIATEIEGHPDNVAPAIFGNMVIASYIGEDVQYVTADFPSCDLVAFVPSYQLKTSDSRNVLPKEWSYKEAVAASSVANVAIAALLKGDLLTAGRSIESDHFHERYRQSLVKEFPQVKEVAHAHGAYATYLSGAGPTIMNLLAPEHTAAFVVALEKLGLDGQIFQLKIDTFGVRVEK
- a CDS encoding homoserine dehydrogenase, which produces MSVKIALLGFGTVASGVPFLLKENHEKITQAAQDEIEIAKVLVRDDAEMKSLQAAGHDYNFVTNVDEIIEDKDIAIVVELMGRIEPAKTFITRALEAGKHVVSANKDLLAVHGSELLEIAQKHKVALYYEAAVAGGIPILRTLVNSLASDKVTKVLGVVNGTSNFMMTKMVEEGWTYEDALAEAQRLGYAESDPTNDVEGIDAAYKMVILSQFAFGMNIQFDQVGHKGISQITPQDVSVAQSLGYVIKLVGSIVETESGIAAEVTPTFLPKQHPLAGVNDVMNAVYVESIGIGESMYYGPGAGQKPTATSVVADLVRIVRRLKEGTIGKAFNEYSRPLQLAKPEDVKNNYYFSIKAPDATGQILRLAEIFNAEGASFKQILQEDSDGQFASVVIITHQVNQTQFKNLVEKLDSEANFELLNTFKVLGE
- a CDS encoding polysaccharide deacetylase family protein, encoding MSKRRVPKKIKVLLGINALLLVCIFICSFLLIKRITQLSDGNTSGTAVTRSLDEHSSSIEWTRVKKPVKLPILMYHSVHNMAESEAANANLIVDPETFESQLKALKKAGYYTLTPEEAYRILAKNEVPKGKKYVWLTFDDGVEDFYTIVYPLLKKYKMTATNNIITDFTQKEKENVLTFDQIKEMKKAGLTFESHTVNHPDLANSSLETQKNELVASKRLLDKVLDQNTSVIVYPSGRYSQVTIDQAKKADYKLGLTTKNGLASSADGLYALKRVRILPTTTGEDLLAMIQE
- a CDS encoding TetR/AcrR family transcriptional regulator; the protein is MAERKISEKSLENLKRFNQENNAITRESIEISLLQLLEKKDLKKITISELVQRAGVSRAAFYRNYDSKEEILESIFQSSIAKITKSLDGYNLKTDLYQVWVYLFKEVKKEAKIISLAIDYNFERLLTKAVYDFLEKRNGSSSNGAGSYLNSFWSSAIVSVISKWIKDGMKIPAEKIATLGLPLFPQKKK
- a CDS encoding HD domain-containing protein, whose product is MIEERIQAAKQYVKTLFADRADGHDMEHTLRVYTNAMRIAQVEGPCDLEIVGLSALLHDADDDKLFQTENNANARMFLEEIGIPQDQIDQICRVINAVSFSKNRGKHPETLEGKIVQDADRLDAIGAVGIARTFSYGGHKGRSLTDTVQHFHDKLLLLKDEMNTETAKQMAKSRHQFLITFLKELEKEL